The Parachlamydiales bacterium genomic sequence CATTCAGACGTTTGACAATTTCTGTTTCGGCAAGAGCCCTTAATGTTCTATCTGTTGCCTGTATATTTAACAGCTCTCGATCAGGCAAAAACTGTACAATTCTTTCCAACATATCCAGAGGGAGATGTTCAAACTTTAGGTTAGGTCTACGGCTTACTATTTCAAAATGATTTGCTCTCTCCACAATATCTAAATAAAGGGTCTTGGATTCGTCTTTCTCAACGTATTCATTGAATAGTGCTTCTACAACTAACTTTGGAACACCATTTAATTGTTTGATCAGCTCTGAGCTTATTTTTTTGGAATCTGCGTCTTCTAGAGAGTTCAGCGCCTCTTCCCATTTAGGAAAATCAAATTGATCTTTATCAAGCGTGATCAAGACCTGTTCATTTTCAGTTTCAAAATCGCTGGGAAGTCCAAGAATAATGGTATCTCTTTCCAAAATCTGTTGAGCGATCATTTGATCGTAGATACTTTGCAATGTAGCCTTGATTTGTGCCGGTGAAACAGGCTGAGACGTAGCATAGAAGTGTTGTTTAACTGCAATCTTTTCTTCGGAACTCCAAGAGCTTGAAGCTTCTTCTAATTGCTGATTGACATCTAAGACATAAAGCAAATGCCCTCTTATCTCTGCAAATCTTTCTGCAGTAAAATCAGGATCTTCAAATAGTCTTGCATATTTGGATTCAAGACCGTGCTTGGCAAAGATCGATTTTGCAGTATTAAGATATTCTACTTTAAAGGCTTGGACAGTAGTTTTTACTTGCTCAACATAGTAATTTTCCAAAAAGGAAAACAACGTGAATTGAGATAAAAAACGTGTAATACGGAAGGTAAGCAACAAGCTTTCTAAGCTATGTCCTAGGGCACTGTAATTGAGAGAAAAAGAATCGGCCGGGTGAAGCCTAGCATGTGTTTCGTACAACCTACCGATATTTATAAAATTCGAATTTGAAATCATTACAGCAGACCTTCATAAATAATATATGAAAAATTATAATGTATTATTATTAAGATCGAATTAAGAACGTTACCACACTAATTGATGTTCATTTAAAGACTGCAGTTATTCTAACGGGTTTTCCTTTCAGTTTTGCATTTATATGTAGGATATACTATTCTATAGGATCTTATTTTCTTACCCTCATACCTATTATGCGTGAATCACTCATCAAATCTACATTCCGCTCCTGTCTGGTTGCCCTAGGAGGCGTCTTTGGGGTGGGATTGGCTCTATTTCTTATTGCTCTTCTCTTCTCTACACTCTCCCAGGAAAATAAAACCAAACTCAAGATCGACACTGATTTCAAACAGATCATTGCCCCCAATGCCAAAGGTGTGCGCCAAGAAATGTCGAAATCTGATCCGGTGATCCTGCAATTAAATATCCAAGGCGTCATTGGCACCGACAAACTTAATGCCAACCGTATTGAAGAGCTATTAGTAGAGTCAAGAGAAGGCGATTTGCAAAATGACCGTGTGAAAGCTATTCTATTGAACATTAATAGTCCGGGAGGTTCTGCGACCGACTCCGACGCTATTTATAATGCGATCATGCAATACAAAAAAACGTATCAAGTCCCTGTTTATGCATATATAGATGGTATCTGCGCATCCGGCGGCTACTACATTGCTTGCGCTGCGGATAAGATCTATTCCCGCGATACAGCCATTGTCGGAAGCATCGGCGTCCTTTTTTCTTCCCCTTTCTTTAATGTCACCCAAGTGATGGAAAAAATCGGCGTCAGCGCTGCAACGATCTCCGCCGGAAAAGACAAAGACATGCTCAACCCCTTCCGCCCCTGGAAAGAAGATGAGAAAACTAACCTTCAATCTATCGCCGACGGCTTATATTACGATTTCGTCAGTATAGTCAGCGCCAATAGACCCAAAGTCGACCGTGAAAAACTCGTCTCCGAATATGGCGCCAATGTCTATCTAGCAAGAAATGCCCTCGAATATGGATTGATTGACGAAGCTAACGCTAGCCGCAACACGGTGTTGCAAGCCCTCATCAAAGAATTGAATATTTTTGACGATGATTATCAGGTAGTTTACTTAGAAAAGAAAAACTGGCTGGTCGAATTCCTCACAGAGCAGCACGCATCCACTCCTTTATCAAACCACATCTACCATCATCTTGATTTAGGGAATGGCGTCCCATCAGAACTTTATGGCAAACCTCTTTACCTCTATAGACCAGAATATTGATTAATATGTCCCAACTTCTCATTATCGATGCGTCAGGCTATCTGTACGCATCTTACCACGCTATCCAAAACATGACCAACAGCAAGGGCGAATCGACAAATGCCTTGTTCGGTTTTGTAAACTCTGTGACAAAAATCCTGAGTTCTTTTGATACTCCGCATATAGTGGTGGTTTTCGACGGCCCCAACAATACACAATCGCGTAAAGAATTGTATGCTGATTACAAGGCCACAAGAAAAGAAACACCTAAAGACCTCCCTTATCAAGTGGCTTGGGCTAAAGAGTATTGCTCCCTTAAAGGACTGCCCTTCGTAGAGAAAAGTGGCGTTGAAGCCGATGATACAATGGCAAGTATTGCATTATGGGCCTCCTCCCAAGGTCATGAGGTTTTCGTTTTCACTGCCGATAAAGACATGTGCCAAATCGTCAATGACAAGGTACGTCTAGTCCACACGCGCAAAGAGAACAAGATCATTGGCCCAGCAGAAGTCGAAGAGATCCATGGCGTACCTCCACATATGATCCCCGACTATTTAGCCATGATCGGTGATACTTCCGACAACGTCCCAGGACTGCCCGGTTTCGGCCCTAAGACTGCAGCGTCCATGCTTAAAGAATGCGGGACGCTGGAATCGATCTTGGACAACCCTGAGAAATCTTGCAGCGGGAAGAAATTGGAAACCATCCGTGCATATGTCGACACTATCCGTTTAAGTAAAAAGCTTGTGACAGTGGATACGCAGATTCCTTTTGAGATCCCTTCCGACCTTTTCCACATCATGCCTGCCCATACTGAAGGCTTAAAGCTGTTTTACAGCCAGAAAGACTTCCATTCCATGCTGCGTAACTTGGCTGCTGACAAAAAAGCCACTCACGAAGAAGTCGTCCACTACCATCTCGTGGATGATGAACAGCACTTTCAAGAGCTGATCAATGCCATTGCACAGCAAAAAGAAGTCTGCTTCGATACGGAAACAACCAATGTGGATCCATTGAAGGCTCAACTCGTAGGGATAGGCTTCGGCTGGGAACCTGGCCATGCCTGGTACGTTCCGACAAACGGGAAATTAGGCAAACAAAGAGTCTTGGAGGGTTTAAAACAAATTTTCGCCCTACCTACGCCCGGTTTTTACGGCCACAATGCCAAATACGATAGCCACGTTCTTGAGAATGAAGGCATTCACGTTCAAACCCTCTCCTTTGATACTTTGTTGACCTCCTATCTTCTCAACGCCCACCAGCGTCAGCATTCTTTAGATGTCCTTAGCTTCCATTACTTTGAAAAACAAAAGATCCCGATCGCAGATCTCATTGGCAAAGGCAAAAACGAAATAACGATGGACCAAGTCCCGCTCGATAAGATCAGTACCTATTGCTGCGAAGATATCGACTACACGGTCCGCTTAAAAGACG encodes the following:
- the polA gene encoding DNA polymerase I, coding for MSQLLIIDASGYLYASYHAIQNMTNSKGESTNALFGFVNSVTKILSSFDTPHIVVVFDGPNNTQSRKELYADYKATRKETPKDLPYQVAWAKEYCSLKGLPFVEKSGVEADDTMASIALWASSQGHEVFVFTADKDMCQIVNDKVRLVHTRKENKIIGPAEVEEIHGVPPHMIPDYLAMIGDTSDNVPGLPGFGPKTAASMLKECGTLESILDNPEKSCSGKKLETIRAYVDTIRLSKKLVTVDTQIPFEIPSDLFHIMPAHTEGLKLFYSQKDFHSMLRNLAADKKATHEEVVHYHLVDDEQHFQELINAIAQQKEVCFDTETTNVDPLKAQLVGIGFGWEPGHAWYVPTNGKLGKQRVLEGLKQIFALPTPGFYGHNAKYDSHVLENEGIHVQTLSFDTLLTSYLLNAHQRQHSLDVLSFHYFEKQKIPIADLIGKGKNEITMDQVPLDKISTYCCEDIDYTVRLKDVLQKELHERKLDAVLFELELPLMRVLQQMERHGIYIDAEKLAVFGVELNAHLNELKDKIQSLAGEPFNLNSPLQLSQILEKLGVRTAKKTTSGMSTSADELEKVRHQHPIIDLMLEYRTLEKLRSTYVDTLPTQINTKDSRIHCNFNQTVAATGRLASQDPNLQNIPVRTELGQRIREAFKPQKEGWSFLAADYSQIELRLLAHLCEDEHLVGAFERGEDIHRSTAAAIFQTPLQEVTDQQRYQAKAVNFGILYGQQAFGLSQTINIPVKEAETFIKTYFERFPRIKGFLEKYKEQARATGKAVTIIGRERIIPEISSRNPQIRAAAERLAINTPIQGTAADLIKLAMLKIDAVLEAEKLKAYMILQIHDELIFEVPDEEIPRLRELVKNTMENVIDLRVPLEVNIAIGKNWKEC
- the sppA gene encoding signal peptide peptidase SppA — protein: MRESLIKSTFRSCLVALGGVFGVGLALFLIALLFSTLSQENKTKLKIDTDFKQIIAPNAKGVRQEMSKSDPVILQLNIQGVIGTDKLNANRIEELLVESREGDLQNDRVKAILLNINSPGGSATDSDAIYNAIMQYKKTYQVPVYAYIDGICASGGYYIACAADKIYSRDTAIVGSIGVLFSSPFFNVTQVMEKIGVSAATISAGKDKDMLNPFRPWKEDEKTNLQSIADGLYYDFVSIVSANRPKVDREKLVSEYGANVYLARNALEYGLIDEANASRNTVLQALIKELNIFDDDYQVVYLEKKNWLVEFLTEQHASTPLSNHIYHHLDLGNGVPSELYGKPLYLYRPEY